The Quercus robur chromosome 3, dhQueRobu3.1, whole genome shotgun sequence DNA segment GATCGCATTGAAAAGCACCACAGATGTGGCATCATTTACAACACCCTCCCCGAATACAAGACTGTAGAGTAAAGGTGTCTCATCCTGATTAAGCACCTGCACCATTACACGAGAGGGGTTAAGTTTTTAAGAGTCAGTGCCTTCAActgtttgaaaaatctactaCAATGACAACATCTTCCATACCTGCAATGTGCATACAGAATCCGTTGCAGCAAATATTGCACCAATGGCTGAAAGAATAAATGAATATAATAAGGACCAAATAGAGAACAAAGTTCATAGAAACAGAAAGGAATGACAGAGGCAGTACCTAGATAATCCCCTATGTCCAATGAACCAATATCCATTTTTTTGAAGATCTGAATAACACCTGAGAGAAGAATCAGAATTTTACAGTCAGAAAAAgataatcaaattttaaatcactTAAACTATGTGCTTTTTTGGCTAGGACAAACATACTTTAGCCATATCAAATATGTACTTGCAACAAACAGGGGGGAAgataaataaacttgaaagaaaaagaatgtatGTATTTATGCTAAGATACTCATCCATTTTGTCCTAAGCAGCTCACTTAGATAAATTGAACTTTTAAATGTAAATACATCGCACTCTTTTCACCCTTTCAAACAAAATGAATTACTGACATAGTGCTTCCATAAACCATCTCTGAATATAAAGACAAAGTGCCTAGaccaaatcaaacacaaagatTGCAGAATAAACTGTAAGGATATGAGAATTGCACTTCTTACAAAGTGAAATTTGATAATCCAACAATTGAAAcacattcaaatttattaattccAATAAATAAGCAATGATACTAGTTACCAAGAACCTCCCTAAATGTCCCTAGTTAATTCAACTTAACAAGACTATTTAAAGACAGCTAGACATACATTGTTTCTTCTGCTAATATCTTAACAGCACATTCTCTAAAATCATAAGGTATTGGAATGTGATTATTTGCAGACTTGTACCTTCTGGGACATTAGTCTTGcaaatatcaataaaattgaTCAGTGCCTATCTCCCTTGGCAGGGGATTACTGCTTATGTGACATAGAGAGTGAGTCAGAAGCTTCAATGGGGAACAGAAAGACATCAAATGCTAGCATGCAgttactcttcaagaaaatgttAGTATGCAGTAGGAAAAGTTTCTAAAATGAATCATTTATTTTCACTTGTTGATTTGAAAGACCATATTAAAGAATTGCAAAATTGCTAGAGGACTGTTAACTAGAGAGCAAGAAATAGAGTGAATGACAGATCATCATAGATGACTGATTTGATTGAGTAAGAAAAGCAGCCTTTGCAGCCACAATCTATCCTACAATAGAAAGGAACAAACAGCATTTTTTGTAACTGATTTCTGCATATAAATGATATAtcttaaaagaatataaaagacaaaaatgagTGAAATGTATCAGCACCAAAAATCTGGCTGATTGTGCTTGAGACACAGATTTGTGCTGAGTGGGCTTGCTGGTTAGGTTCAAAGCAAGTTACAATTCATTCCAAGTAGATGCTTCCTCCAATAGATTGGTTAATATTGAATACAGGTGGCTCTCTTACCACTGAAAAAGGGGGTTCAGGTGGTGCTTTGAGGAGACCATGATGGCAGCTGCTCATGAATTTGCAGCCACATTTGGGGCTAGAATTGTATGACAGCATGACTTGGAAGTTCAACACTGGTTAGGTTTTAACTGTTCAGAGAAGCATAAGAAGGTACATACTACTGACTCCATGAATGCCAGCCATATTTTGAATGTGATAAGATGCCTAGCCTAAGAAATTGTACAGGAACTATTGGCTCCCTTAGTAATCTTGTAGATTAGCGATGTTGCCATCTATCAGAGAAGTCATAGCTTGGCGGATATACAGCCAATAAATATTACTGTATAGAAAGTAGGATAGACAATTTGTGTTTTATAGAGATTCCAAGAAAGCTTTagtcatctttttcttttctttttttttttcttttttttctttttttttttttgagaaaagaaagctttaGTCATCTATGTGAAGATATTAGTCAATGGGCAAAAAATATAGGTACAATTCCTTAGATACAATGCATTAGGTTCCCCagttaaattcaaacacatggttacattgaccaataaaacacaaataatgTTATCTTTTCCAAGAATACTTACATCCAATGGAACTATGTATTTAACTTTTTTAGAAGAACtatgtattaaaatttaattggagaaaCTGATGTATTGCATCAAAttcaaaacttctttttttcatccctaaacttttaaAACATTACACTTTCTGCCCTTCCGTCCACTTTTGTGAATTTTTATCGTACCTGTCTAACTAGGTAGCACTATTTTTAGCATTAGAGAATCTAACAAGATCATTACAGtgaaaaatagtaataataatatgtaCACACAAGGTGAAAacatatgtatttaaatttgtttCTGTCCCTAAAGCTTGCATCACATCCAAAAGTTCTTTTTAATACCTAAACTATTAAAACATTACACTTTCTCTCCTTTCGTCCACTTTTGTTAACTTTTATCCTACCTTTCTAACTATGCATCACTATTTTTAGCAGTAGAGAATCTCACATATCTAACATGATCAttacattaataaataaataaataagcacaCACATGAGGTGAAAACATTTGTATTTAAGTTTGCTTATGTCCCTAAAGTTTGAATCAAAttcaaaagttcatttttaATCCATAAACTATTAAAATGTTACACTTTCTGTCCTTTTGTCCACTTTTATCCTACATTTCTAACTAGGTAGGATTAGAGAATCTGACATGTCTAAAATgattattacattttaaaaaaaaatagtacatgCATGAGGTGGAAacatatgtatttaaatttgtttGTGCCTAAAGTTTGAATCAAATtcaaaagttcttttttcatccaTAAACTAATAATACGATACGCTCTCTGTCCTTTGGTCCACTTTTATCCTATCTTTCTAACTAGTTAGCACTATTTTTAGCATTAGAGAATCTGACATTCTAacatgatcattaattttttccttttagaaaaaataaataaaataaaaacacccaTGAGGTGAACAATTGGCATGAAACCATTGGTCACATGCACGACATGAATGATTTAAAGTTTAGGaacaaaagagaaattttttcaaTAGTGCAGTGGtgaaaaaagatttttaaagttttaagaaCAAAAAGTGCAAGgctttcaatagtttagggatgaaaaacgaACTTCATGCAAACTTTAAGGTCGAAAAAAATGTTTAGCTATATATACATTCTTCTAACTTCTCATCACTGTATCAATGTCTCTTCTAATAAGATGATGGAACCAAGAATGTCAACATTTTGAAGAACCCAGACCTCTATAATTACCTCCCTGTGCATGCAATTCTCAGGCAGAAGGCTCAAAACCATCTGTCCCAGGCCCTACAAGGTAACATCTTACAGTTATCAGAAAACTTTACTCTGTTGTATCCAGCACCACAATAGGAACTATTTGTTCAGTCATAAGGGTCTAGGAATCAATGGGTGACCTATAGGTTACCACCAGTCTAGCTTCAGAAGCATTGCTGAAAAGCatgacataaaattaaaaatattgataataagTCCACATAATTTAGATGTTATCGTCCTTACAAACATCTAATGCAGCAACCAAATCATTTGAGATATGCCACAGTATCCACAAAATCATCTGattattatttaagattttattacCAATATGCATACACATGGAAAAGATTATTAATCAAATTATTGTCAAAGGTAAGTAATCCAAAAATAGTAACGTAGAATGACATAACAATACATATCAAACAATTTATTTGGAGATAAAACCATTGCCAACACATGAGAGTGCTGTCGAACAGAAAAAGGATGCAGTTTAGCAAACTTGACATATACCTTCTCTTGCCTCTATACTACTAGAAGGaaaaaatttaagtaataaaaaaacacaaatataatGTTGCTAGATGTACCTAATGATATGATGCCACAGGATATTAATGTACCAACAGCACCAAAGAGAATGATAGTcataaagttttcaaaaaatcgCTTCTTTTTCACCTGAAACCTGGCAAAAATAACAGAGATCAAGATCATATATCAGAAaggttgaaaaatatatattaaaagaatcCATCATTAATATGAGATTAATGGAAGTCATGTGAAGATATAAATTTCAACCATAAagcacacacacacgcacatatGGCGCTTAGCTTAATGAAAACATGTTGCAACTATGCGTTATTTTCTTATCGTGTTGGGTCAACAAATCGATTGTTTTAGAATCTTTATTCATCAGATAAGAACAGaatggagaaaaagaaggaatttGTGTGAGCAGGTCAGAAACAATGAGATTGGTAAAGTTAACTGGAACTCATACAGTTCCGAATGATTGGTAAACAGAAACTGTCTGCATGATCCTAAAATCCTAGACTTCTTGAGTTTCTATCATTGCTCAGCCAACATATTTCCCTGTCtataaatcttaatttgatgaagTTGCCTAATTCAATACCACAAGAATCAATATGTACTGAGAACTAGTTTCAGATAATGGACATATCGAAGCTGGAACCTATTAGACATTACATCCTTCTTAATAATCAGTTAAGCATTTGTGTCTAAAATAACTTCTAATTATCAAAAATATCCAATATTCTGATTCTTGTTTCTaaccttttataaaaaaataaataaaaaatctgacATTCCTTTCTACTTTCTACAAAGCATATTCCTCAATTAGATCATTTCCCACAGTGAAATTTAATTGACATCATCCATGATCTTATCTTCTACTTATAATAAGTCTTTCACTTCAATGTATTTTGGAAAATCAAACTTGATGAGTCAAATTAAGAGAACCTGACTCACAGTCTCAAACTAAGGCAGTGAAAATGCTGAAACATGTTTTTTGGGTTCCCGAATGCCATAGCACCCAAAGATAAGCAAGCTTGAAAGTCACTTGAGTTctttcagagaaaaaaaatggcaaCTGTAAATGAAATAATTAGCAATATAAGCTACCCACCACAATTTCAAAGGCAACCATCGTCAAACACACTTGTAATCTACAACTTCCCCCCCCAAATCACTCGTAAGCAACAATTGATACATAAGAAAAAGCATATCACTCATATTAAACAACAAATTAAGATGCAAGCATTGAATATAAATTAAGAGACTACAAATTTTACCCAGCATTGAATATGATAGGCGGCAGAAGGTATATGAAGAAAAGATCTTCACTAAACACTAAAAGATGCGAGCTTTTCCCCCCACTCACGAGCAAAATTACAATTCCAGTACACACACCCTGCAACCAATAcaacataaaacaaaacaaaaaaatccagATTAAACACTTGCATAACTAACTCTACCAATGCCTAAACTAACATAATAACTAACTCAAAAGCCAATATCTCTATAAAACTCACAATCACAAGGGCAGTGATCGACTCGTTAACCCAACGATTCTCCTCTAGAAGATGGCCGATCACAATACACGCGCAGAGGAGCGCCACGAAGAGGTTCATGGAGACCACAGAGGCGTGATCAGACGTGGATAGCGATTGCAACTTTGACACAGCATAGCTCAATTCGATCCCCATTGTTTGTTCCACCAATTTAGTACACAATCAATCTaagatatattatatatatatacttaatttCAATTATAGAAGACTTCGATTTTCCTTTAATAGCCAATAATTAATAGTATCTATGTCTCCGAGCTGTCCATATCATCAAAATCTCGGATCTCAGTAATCAAACAAGCTCTGCATtcaaataaaccaaacaaattAAGCGAACTTCTTTGTATATTCAGTCTCAGAATTGAAAAATACGAAATGCTTCAAcgcggtaaaaaaaaatattttaaaaaaaaaaaaaaagctaaaacgcacttttcaaaaatttatttaaaaaaaaaaaaaacaaattttgagcaaaaataagaaaagaaatgaaaattacaaCAGTGaattgtttggttgctgagaaaatgtaggaaaCATAACGATCTCTGCCTAAGTTTAGGCGAAACCTTTCTACCGTCCAAAAAAACAacagaaaaaatttaaaaaaaaaaaaaaaaaaaaaaaaaaaaaaaaaaactccaaaattgaaaatccGTTTCCTTTTGCTTCTCTCAGGAACCAAACAATCGCGAAGGATCGTTTCTGTCTAAGTTTAGGTGAAACCTTTCTACCGTCCGAATAAACAAAAACAccagaaatttaaataaataaataaaaaaagctccagaatttattttcttttgcttttctcAGGAGCCACACAACAGCGAAGAATCGTTTCGTTTCGACAAAGTAGTTGAGAAAGGTAAAACGCTTACCAAGAGCGCTTGGGAGGTACATGCAGAGAGAAGAGAAGGCAACGAAGCTTTGGAAATCGGTAAACGAAGACAGAGGATTCGAataacagagaaagagagagagagagcacgcaatcaatcaatcaatcaatcaatctcTGGTTCGAAATCCTCGCTGAATGCAAGCAAAAGATCTACGGCTGTACTATTTTCGtttccacaaaaaataaaaaaatgccacaAAATTTTTCAGTATAGCTCCTCGAAGCTCAGGCTCGCCAAAATTTATACGTCTGtgtctctctctgtgtgtgtttatatatatagagagagagaaagagagagagagagagacacggAGATTCACGAATCTATTGTAACTGCAAGGCTAGATGATAAGCAAAgtttcttagagagagagagagagagagagaggaaatctCTGGAAAGAGAGATAATTGAAGAAAgtggttagagagagagagtgagagaatcaCGGAACTGGAAGATGAAAAAGCGAATGAGGGGACAGAGATGAAGAGAGAGGCAGTGACATGAAATAGTGGTAATAATTGAATATACTATGATACGGCGATCGTAATCGGAGCCTACGCTGTATCTTTCTTCCTGACCGTTGGATTTGCCAGATGTCACCTTCGTCTCTGTTCCCTGTTCCCTGACCGTTACTATTATTTTCGCGCTACACTACGTATGGTACGTAGAAacgtagaaaaaaaaattatatatatatatattattacattattataatatttacgtcattaaatgattttttttaaactaattaataattatagtcacctcaaaaaataaatttaataatgatatatatggtAGAGTTTCCATGTTGAATTAACTTTGACCCAATGTAATTAATATTATCATATATAgcatcaaattatcaatatatgatacattttaaaaatatatatatttttagatagGATAAAATTTCAACCTTTAGCATTTAGGtcattattattacttttatcATCAAGCTATATTATAATGTCAAATTATTAATGTAGTCtttaataattgaataagagatctataATTTAATtcttacttatataaaaaatctacaaaactttcacaacaaattaaaattggtaagttattattggttctaattcaAACCtaccattaaaattatttttttgctcacTAGTAATAACTCATAATAACCtgccacttataatttgttgttatgaaaatgttgtggatattaCATTTCTCatctattttttatgtaagcAAAATTTAAACCCCATATCTTTTGttcaataacaaaatatttttccagttgaactacctgaaatttatatatttagaccTTTTATTTATGGAAGTTAAGAATTTAAGATTATTAATAAGTATAATgacagtatatatatatatatataattgtagaGATTATTTATTGTAATGTTGATGcataattaaaattatgttaGTAATAAATCCAGTTGAAAATCATTTTACTCCAATTGTAACAAGTAGTGTgtcaaaaattgtgaaaaatattttgtatctaaCATTACTCTAAAATTATCCAAGTCTTTCCACACTTTGACTGAAAGAAGTTAGAACATAAAACAAAACtcctaattaaatttttttttttttaaacttttttttttactgaaacgATAGAACTCCTCAATTTTCAACACGTGATACTTGTTTACTAAATCTGTACGAgaatttttagttaaaattatttatatatggatCACATAAAGATAAAGcttaaatattttggtattaagtaaatttaaaaaaaaaaaaacataccttcttcaaatattaatttcgttatttttattctctcacCTCAAATATAGGAAAAGAAGACCGTTAAAAGTGAGATTCTAATGAAAGTATGTATTGCTATTACCAACCAAGTGGAGAGATTAATGTTGCTAGATTCTTGCACTGGTTGTgttctatttctttgtttttttttcttcttttttttacctcCATCTCCTCCTGTTTTGTAAACCAAACACTCCTGTTTACTttctaaaaacaagaaaatcaaaaaagtaATGGGATGCATGCATGAATCATGGCATAATTGGCTATAAAGCAAGCTGTATATGATTGAGAATAAATGAATAACAATGCAAATAGTTATTGTCAATGTCGAGGTCAACAGCTTTCCACTTTCCAGATTAGTGGTACAATACagtgacttttatttttagggtgtttcaacttatgacatctgctcttgatgataattttttattgttaaacccaaactataattgatttttggtgtaggcagaaattaagtttcaaatctcttatttaacatttcaaccatcaaagactaTACTGCCTTGGGAAGTAACAAATCCCCACGTTccactaaaaaaattgattgagcTATACATATATGCTCAAATTACAcggtttattattttttctatcataaaaataaaaagtgagagagaggttaaattttgttaaacatagcaaagaaaacaaattgaCATTTTAAACTAAAAGAAGCATACCCTTAAACTTAATTTAATGATGTAAAGCTTCACTTTTGATAAAAGCAAAGTCACACATGTGGTTTTACATTTATAATAAATCAAGCGGTGTTCCGGACTGAAATGCCACTATACTTATTATAGGCAATTGGCAggttacaaatatttttatccTTTTAATATTAATCTAGGGAGAgtcaagaaagaagaagatgaagaagaagaatttcaCACGCTTAGATGGTGACATGGTGTTCCACTccatgcatgatttttttttttcctattaaaaaTAGATAGCGTGTGAAGAAAAGATGGGTATGTAATTCTATAAAATATGCTATTATCATTAAACCAGCACTTAATCCAATCCGTGATTATTTATTTGGTAAAAGGTCTAGattatacaataatttttgtttcttttttttttaatcaaatttataataGTTTGACATAGTTTGTGAACTTATGATTAGTGCATAATAAAAACAATGTCAATGATAAACCGGGAAAAATGGTTGTTTAACCTTAGTTTTTGAACAATATTGCCAAACAGccatattttcaaattatgtaTCAAAATActcttattttgaaattcattattttaggcAAAACTCAATATTCCTAATGTCAAGTtctatacaaatttttttgaaaaaatctaagtgaaaaaatacataaaattcaaCATTGTTAATGTCAAATTCCAGGCAAAACTCGACCTCACCAATATCGAATTTCAAAACTAGAGTATTTACTACGAAGTTTAAAAACGAGGTTATTTGACtacataggtttttttttttttgggggggggggggggggaattgaaaaattaatgctaaATAGCCATTTTTCCCATTATAAATCATAAACCCATAGGAGTGATATTATCCCATAGTACTAAATCATGTCAATAATAAAGTTTCACCTGCCTCCATGATGAGGCAAGTAACGTGAATAATTAGGTAAATAACCCGTGATGTTGATAAGTGATAAGGCTCACGGTATTACAATTAAAGTTCTCTTACCTTTTCTTTTgtcaaattacaaatttataacCTCTAACTAAAATGGACAACAAATGATTGTTTTTCTGTGGTCCAAATCAACTGGCGCCACCACCCAAGGCTATGCATATCTAATCCCTCTCCGCACATCTCAATCATTGTTGCCCACAACCACaactataataattaaatagatCAAACAATCACAGAAAACTTGGGAATATGTGTTGAATTTCATTTTGATTCTGTTCTTGCCAATGGATTTATGAAACGATAGGGCCAAATGTGTTAAACATCCTTGTCGTTCCACGTATACAAGTGGGTTGGAATCTTTTCTAGCATAGAAAATTTGGTCAAGATAGGAAATACAAGCTGGCCATGTTTGACACAAagataacaaagaaaaacaaatggtACAAGTAGTTGAAAAATACTAATACTATAACATATTGATCTTTCGAGAATTCATAATAtacattttgtaattttaaaatatgtactTAAAGCATTTAACAGCAAGGATGATATGGGTCTGATGTTGGAGTCTTATCAATTAATAGCATTGATTTATATTAACATGATCACCAAAGTTCTGTACATTTTCCATTAATATTAGTGCAGATAAATCTGATAAGCTTTTTCTCTGCAGATCTTCCCTAGCATTATTGTACGGCAACATGTATTTCAATAATACATAGTGATGTTGACAAATCTAGCATGTGATGTGATTGTGAATTGAGGAGCTTCTGTCCATAGCATGTTACCAAGAAACATGTATGCCGAAAAATTAGCTAGGAGACTGACAGTCTTAAAACATTTTCCCCTTTTATATTGTGGTACTGGGTATGAATTAGTTGAACAgccattttcatttttgtctgctgctttttttctatttggcaTGTTAAGTTTACTTTCAATTCCTGTAATAGAAGTGATGAAATCAAAGTATGCTTTGATAGACATCTCATAGATTCCTTTACAATTTCTCTAAAAGAGAGATCATAAGATTGATGAAACACTAAAACACTTTCTAGTCTTTTATGTCTTCTGTCCTATGTTACATTTCTGTGTAATGTCTGGTTTACTAGTTTGATCTAAGGGAAACTTTGCAAGAATATGGCATGAAAAGTTGCATGAAGACAACATGGTAAATGAAGATGCTATTGCTATATATAGGAATAGGGATAGGATAGGAATATTGTTACAGAAAGGGAATATAGAATGGTTGTATGGTTTATGGAGAAAAGATCTTAGGAATAAGGACAAGTTTTGCTAATTGAATATGTCTTTTCCTTCAGCATCTTATCCTCCAGTGTCAAGCTGATTTTGTCCCTGGACAAAGGGCCTCTGATGATAGTTATAGTTCAAGAAATCGTACACTAAAAAGGCAAATTAGATGTATTAGTTGCAAATTTTGGTCTAGACTATCTAGAGAAAGCTTTTGACAGATTAGAATGTTGTTCATTCATGATATCTTAAtgtcatataattttttattgagctTGCATCCTTTTCGGATTACTTATGTCCCTAGCTTGGGTGAAACTGTGAAAGGTATTTGCAATCACACTACTAGAATACCAAATATATAATTATCAATAACAAGCACCAAAAAACGCTTCACAGACAATCCTTTCATCAagatttcaagttcaaaaacccaaaagcaGTAAAGAATTCACCATCtctctttatattttccttCTACTAAGGGCTAGTTTCACTGCCTCTTCTCTCACCTCTGCTTTAACCACctttctcactctcactctcatcaACTCCTCCAATGAAAGCACCCAATTCCTCCTTACAACACTAACTCAACATCCATATCCCCCTTCTTCAATACTTGTAAATGAAACCCTTTCAATGCCTCAACTCTCAAGCACTAGCCAACAAAAATCCGTCATAATTATCAATTAATAGCTGCCATTGATTGATCAAAGTTCTTTACGTGTTCCATTACTTAAATATGAGTAATGCTAGAGTCAAAACTATGTtgcaaatattttacaaattgttgatgtggcatgcTCCACACCAGCTATTAAATACATGCATTATTGTACAATAACAGCTAAGACTAAATTACTCTTCCAATGGCTACCCATTTTGAAGAAGACCTTGCTAGTTTATGTTCAAGAAGTTTTAGGACCGAGTATCAAATTCAAACTATGTCATGGACATAACATTTATTAATTTCCACAATTAAATGTTTgcgaaaatttaaaaattccaaACATGCATAACTAAATGAATTTCAGTAATCAGTAAAAACAATTGTGTGTAAATCgcatttatcactttttgttaaaattgtaaCATGGTAGAGTGCTTCTAACTGTACACTGCAATGCTGTTACAGGTatgaaaggagagaaaaaaatacatatgGACAAGTTTTCTTGATGGTAACAGAATTTGCTTTCAATGCAGTATCTATACATGCATGTGGTTAAGTCCAAAGCTCTGTACTTGTTTGTTCAGAAATCTTTCCCCTCAACAAGTATCTTTCATATGCTTGCCTCAATCCTCCTTCCTTAAATTTTCAATGAGCTTCAGTAGCTCATCTCTCATTGTCATCTCTAAAGATGCATTAACTTGCCTCTCTATAGCAGAAATCCAGTTGCTttccttgcccttctttttacTTGAATGCCATTGACAGATTACTTTGGCAATGGCAATGACATAAAGTCCACAGTCATATCCATTCGTTTGTTGTGGTGTATCACATTCTATAAAGGAAGGTTCAGCATCAGCAACTGCCACAGCTTTGGCAGTTGCACCcacatctttctttttcttcattctaCCTTTGGGTGTAGATGATGATGCTGTGTTTGGTTTGGCAGTTGGTCCCATAAATCCCTTGACAGCCTCGTAAAGCTTCATAGCATGAGAATTATTTACTCCCTCCATGCTGTCATGATGTGAAAATGTATTGCTACTCCTATCATAAACAAGCAAACTCCAATGTGTACCACTATCACCACCACTCAGATCATCATTGTCGTTCACAGTGAATAGAACCAATTTCTTGCTTGATAATTTGA contains these protein-coding regions:
- the LOC126717255 gene encoding NEDD8-specific protease 1-like, with translation MNDKEVLTYEDIVLRVSDLDILEGPCYLNDQIIAFYFGYLSSSCDSHDILLVPPSVSFWLANCKEEALKDIIEPLKLSSKKLVLFTVNDNDDLSGGDSGTHWSLLVYDRSSNTFSHHDSMEGVNNSHAMKLYEAVKGFMGPTAKPNTASSSTPKGRMKKKKDVGATAKAVAVADAEPSFIECDTPQQTNGYDCGLYVIAIAKVICQWHSSKKKGKESNWISAIERQVNASLEMTMRDELLKLIENLRKED